In Magnetospirillum sp., the following proteins share a genomic window:
- a CDS encoding gamma-glutamylcyclotransferase produces the protein MRYFFYGTLIDPDIRRHVMGDLAPAAVEPARLEGWRRFALKGASFPIARPDRTASIDGVLARGLDKAAGRLLDIYEGPGYGRRIVSAIDANGKAREAVLFVEDGSVEFVVAPQPWDYEAWVRRHKKNFMAELKTQPWAPR, from the coding sequence ATGCGTTACTTCTTCTACGGCACGCTGATCGACCCCGACATTCGCCGCCATGTGATGGGCGATCTTGCGCCCGCCGCGGTCGAGCCCGCCCGGCTTGAGGGCTGGCGACGGTTCGCGCTCAAAGGTGCCAGTTTTCCGATCGCGCGGCCCGATCGCACGGCGTCGATCGACGGCGTACTGGCCCGTGGCCTCGACAAAGCGGCCGGCCGCTTGCTCGACATCTACGAAGGTCCCGGCTACGGCCGAAGGATTGTTTCGGCGATCGACGCAAACGGCAAAGCCCGGGAAGCCGTTTTGTTCGTCGAGGACGGTTCGGTGGAATTCGTCGTCGCCCCGCAGCCCTGGGACTACGAAGCCTGGGTCCGGCGGCACAAAAAAAACTTCATGGCCGAGCTCAAGACCCAGCCCTGGGCGCCGCGTTAA
- a CDS encoding D-alanyl-D-alanine carboxypeptidase: MRISDRFLRLAFATLAVVGMAALSMPAQARYASIVVDFETGRVLSEQGADERRHPASLTKMMTLFLIFEALDQKKITLDQRWNVTAFAAGQSPTKLGLEEGDRVRVRDVILGLVTRSANDAAVVAAEGLGGTEPRFAEMMTRRARQLGMSATVFMNASGLPHDQQITTARDMATLGRELIRQYPHHYHYFSTTEFSYEGRQFANHNRLMRWYEGADGIKTGFIRASGFNLVASAMRDGRRIVGAVIGGPNPSERDQYMGKLLDAGFERRAPNIAVAQAPTAPAAARNQTARNQTANAAKPKPAAAAPAKPAAVKSEKPASSQQRTDAAPAQGEWAIQVGAFNQRVAARKAAEDASRIAAQHVAKAEIQILGPASAARNAAAHRARLTGLTQAQARAACRALDAKDMDCMIVGPSAERRQSGASVANAG, translated from the coding sequence ATGCGCATCTCCGATCGCTTTCTCCGGCTTGCTTTCGCGACCTTGGCCGTTGTCGGCATGGCCGCTTTGTCGATGCCGGCGCAGGCACGTTACGCTTCGATCGTCGTCGATTTCGAGACCGGCCGTGTGCTCAGCGAACAGGGGGCCGACGAACGTCGCCATCCCGCGTCGCTGACCAAGATGATGACGCTGTTTTTGATCTTCGAGGCCCTTGACCAAAAGAAGATCACGCTGGACCAACGCTGGAACGTGACCGCCTTTGCTGCCGGACAGTCTCCGACCAAATTGGGGCTGGAAGAAGGCGACCGTGTTCGCGTGCGGGACGTGATCCTCGGCCTCGTCACGCGCTCGGCCAACGACGCGGCCGTCGTCGCCGCCGAAGGTCTGGGCGGCACCGAGCCCCGCTTTGCCGAGATGATGACGCGCCGTGCGCGCCAGCTTGGCATGAGTGCCACCGTGTTCATGAACGCCTCGGGCCTGCCGCACGACCAGCAAATCACCACGGCGCGCGACATGGCGACCCTCGGGCGCGAGTTGATCCGCCAGTATCCGCACCACTACCATTATTTCTCGACCACGGAATTCAGCTACGAAGGCCGCCAGTTCGCGAATCACAACCGGCTCATGCGCTGGTACGAAGGGGCCGACGGCATCAAGACCGGCTTCATCCGCGCGTCGGGCTTCAACCTCGTCGCCTCGGCCATGCGCGACGGTCGGCGCATCGTCGGTGCCGTGATCGGCGGCCCGAACCCCAGCGAGCGCGACCAGTATATGGGCAAGCTGCTCGATGCCGGTTTCGAGCGCCGGGCGCCCAATATCGCGGTCGCCCAAGCGCCGACCGCCCCTGCGGCCGCGCGCAATCAGACGGCCCGCAACCAGACGGCCAACGCCGCCAAACCGAAGCCCGCTGCCGCCGCGCCGGCCAAGCCCGCCGCCGTCAAAAGCGAAAAGCCCGCCTCGAGCCAGCAGCGCACCGACGCCGCCCCGGCGCAAGGCGAATGGGCCATCCAGGTCGGCGCCTTCAACCAACGCGTCGCCGCGCGCAAGGCCGCCGAAGACGCCAGCCGCATCGCCGCCCAGCATGTGGCGAAGGCCGAGATCCAAATCCTCGGGCCTGCCTCGGCGGCGCGCAATGCCGCTGCCCATCGCGCCCGCCTCACCGGCCTCACGCAAGCCCAAGCGCGCGCTGCCTGCCGGGCGCTCGACGCCAAAGACATGGATTGCATGATCGTGGGCCCGTCCGCCGAGCGCCGCCAAAGCGGTGCGTCGGTCGCCAACGCCGGTTAA
- the phaP gene encoding TIGR01841 family phasin (Members of this family are phasins (small proteins associated with inclusions such as PHA granules). Note that several different families of phasins have been named PhaP despite very little sequence similarity to each other.): MTEQFQQIAQMFNPKGFEDYMGQAKEQVEKAQAQTTKAVADMAAFSKENVDAFVVASTLYAKGFENVGKAWYALTQETVEASAAVAKALLGAKTLKEAVDLQTDFAKTTFDKYVAESTKLSEMSIKVANEAIQPINARVNVAVEKLLKPANAA; this comes from the coding sequence ATGACCGAACAATTCCAGCAGATCGCCCAGATGTTCAACCCGAAGGGCTTCGAAGACTATATGGGTCAGGCCAAGGAACAGGTCGAAAAGGCGCAGGCCCAGACGACCAAGGCCGTTGCCGACATGGCCGCGTTCTCGAAGGAAAACGTCGACGCATTCGTCGTCGCCTCGACGCTCTACGCCAAGGGCTTCGAAAATGTCGGCAAGGCTTGGTACGCGCTGACCCAGGAAACGGTCGAAGCTTCGGCCGCCGTCGCCAAGGCGCTCCTCGGCGCCAAGACGCTGAAGGAAGCCGTCGACCTGCAGACCGACTTCGCCAAGACGACCTTCGACAAGTACGTTGCCGAGAGCACCAAGCTGTCGGAAATGTCGATCAAGGTCGCCAACGAAGCGATCCAGCCGATCAACGCCCGCGTCAATGTCGCGGTCGAAAAGCTGCTGAAGCCTGCCAACGCGGCCTAA
- the clpS gene encoding ATP-dependent Clp protease adapter ClpS, giving the protein MGDEKDGDRGPGDDGLGNGVALQTRTRTKKPAMYKVLMLNDDYTPMEFVVHVLERFFSKNREAATAIMLQVHQRGVGVCGVFTYEVAETKVNQVTEFARRNQHPLRCTLEKD; this is encoded by the coding sequence ATGGGCGACGAGAAGGACGGCGATCGGGGTCCTGGCGACGACGGGCTTGGTAACGGCGTTGCGCTGCAAACCCGTACGCGGACCAAAAAGCCCGCCATGTACAAGGTCTTGATGCTCAACGACGACTACACGCCGATGGAATTCGTCGTGCATGTGCTCGAGCGGTTTTTCTCGAAGAACCGCGAGGCCGCGACTGCGATCATGCTGCAGGTGCACCAGCGCGGTGTCGGCGTGTGCGGCGTGTTCACGTACGAGGTCGCGGAGACGAAGGTCAATCAAGTGACCGAGTTTGCGCGCCGCAACCAGCATCCGCTGCGCTGCACGCTCGAAAAAGACTGA
- the clpA gene encoding ATP-dependent Clp protease ATP-binding subunit ClpA: MLSRNLEQSLHRALAHANERRHEYATLEHLLLALTEDQDSVAVLRACGVDIDKLRRDLGQYLDNELAGLVTSRGGEAKPTAGFQRVLQRAAIHVQSSGREEVTGANVLVAMFSERESHAVYFLQEQDMSRLDAVNYISHGVAKVPGRSEPRRVRGASEDETTGQSNDRGPERGPERAAEKPASKGKEGALAAYCVNLNKKATQGKIDPLIGREAEVERTIQILCRRFKNNPLYVGDPGVGKTAIAEGLARKIVKGEVPEVLLNATIYSIDMGTLLAGTRYRGDFEERLKAVLSELEAQENAILFIDEIHTVIGAGATSGGSMDASNLLKPALASGQLRCIGSTTYKEYRGYFEKDRALVRRFQKIDVNEPSIEDAIKIVEGIKPYYEEHHKVRYTKDAVKAAVELSARYVNDRKLPDKAIDVIDEVGAAQMLLPPAKRKKTIAVKDVEATIAKIARIPPKSVSTDDKTVLQNLESQLKGVVYGQDRAIDALCASIKLARAGLREPEKPIGSYLFSGPTGVGKTEVARQLALSLGVELKRFDMSEYMERHTVSRLIGAPPGYVGFDQGGLLTDAIDQHPHCVLLLDEIEKAHPDLYNILLQVMDHGKLTDHNGKNVDFRNVILIMTTNAGAAEQAKAAIGFGNEMRTGEDEEAIKRMFTPEFRNRLDATIGFARLSQDTIHKVVDKFVGQLERQLADRQVALQVSDEARTWLGEKGYDELYGARPLGRVIQENIKKPLADELLFGKLAKGGKVRVKVENGKLAFDYPPPAPPEKGAPKVPALAG; the protein is encoded by the coding sequence ATGTTGTCGCGCAATCTCGAACAGAGCCTGCACCGCGCATTGGCACACGCCAACGAACGCCGCCACGAATACGCCACGCTCGAACATCTGCTGCTGGCACTGACCGAAGACCAAGACTCGGTCGCCGTCTTGCGCGCTTGCGGCGTGGATATCGACAAGCTGCGCCGCGATCTCGGCCAGTATCTCGACAACGAATTGGCGGGTCTCGTGACCTCGCGCGGCGGCGAAGCCAAGCCCACGGCGGGCTTCCAGCGCGTGCTGCAGCGGGCCGCGATCCACGTGCAGTCCTCGGGCCGCGAAGAAGTGACGGGGGCCAACGTGCTCGTGGCGATGTTCTCCGAGCGCGAGAGCCACGCCGTCTATTTCCTGCAGGAGCAGGACATGTCGCGCCTCGATGCGGTCAACTACATCTCGCACGGTGTTGCGAAGGTGCCGGGCCGTTCCGAGCCGCGCCGCGTGCGCGGTGCTTCGGAAGACGAAACGACCGGCCAGTCGAACGACCGCGGTCCCGAGCGCGGTCCCGAGCGTGCGGCCGAGAAGCCGGCATCCAAGGGCAAAGAAGGGGCACTTGCCGCCTATTGCGTCAATCTCAACAAGAAGGCGACGCAAGGCAAAATCGATCCGCTGATCGGCCGCGAGGCCGAGGTCGAACGCACGATCCAGATTCTGTGCCGGCGCTTCAAGAACAACCCGCTCTATGTGGGCGACCCCGGCGTTGGCAAGACGGCGATCGCCGAGGGGCTCGCGCGCAAGATCGTGAAGGGCGAAGTGCCCGAAGTGTTGCTCAACGCCACGATCTATTCGATCGACATGGGCACGCTGCTTGCGGGTACCCGCTATCGCGGCGATTTCGAAGAGCGCTTGAAGGCCGTGCTCTCGGAACTTGAAGCGCAGGAAAACGCCATCCTGTTCATCGACGAGATCCACACCGTGATCGGTGCGGGGGCGACGTCCGGCGGTTCGATGGACGCGTCGAACTTGTTGAAGCCCGCACTCGCCTCGGGCCAGTTGCGCTGCATCGGCTCGACGACCTACAAGGAATATCGCGGCTATTTCGAAAAGGACCGCGCGCTTGTGCGCCGCTTCCAGAAGATCGACGTCAACGAACCGTCGATCGAAGATGCGATCAAGATCGTCGAAGGCATCAAGCCCTACTACGAAGAGCACCACAAGGTGCGTTACACGAAGGACGCGGTGAAGGCCGCGGTCGAGCTGTCGGCGCGCTACGTCAACGACCGCAAGCTGCCCGACAAGGCGATCGACGTGATCGACGAGGTGGGGGCGGCCCAGATGCTGCTGCCGCCCGCCAAGCGCAAGAAGACGATCGCGGTCAAGGATGTGGAAGCGACGATCGCCAAGATCGCCCGCATCCCCCCCAAATCGGTTTCGACCGACGACAAGACCGTGCTGCAGAATCTCGAAAGCCAGCTCAAGGGCGTCGTCTACGGCCAGGACCGCGCGATCGACGCGTTGTGCGCGTCGATCAAGCTGGCGCGCGCAGGTCTGCGCGAGCCCGAGAAGCCGATCGGTTCGTATCTGTTCTCCGGCCCCACGGGTGTCGGCAAAACCGAAGTCGCACGCCAGCTTGCCTTGTCGCTCGGCGTCGAACTCAAGCGCTTCGACATGTCGGAATACATGGAGCGCCACACCGTGTCGCGCCTCATTGGTGCGCCGCCGGGCTATGTCGGCTTCGACCAAGGCGGCCTGCTCACCGACGCGATCGATCAGCATCCGCATTGCGTGCTGCTGCTCGACGAAATCGAGAAGGCGCACCCCGATCTCTACAATATTCTGCTGCAGGTCATGGACCACGGGAAGCTCACGGACCACAACGGCAAGAACGTCGATTTCCGCAACGTGATCCTGATCATGACGACGAACGCAGGGGCCGCCGAACAGGCCAAAGCCGCGATCGGCTTCGGCAACGAGATGCGCACGGGCGAAGACGAAGAGGCGATCAAGCGCATGTTCACGCCGGAATTCCGCAACCGCCTCGACGCCACGATCGGGTTCGCGCGCCTGTCGCAGGACACGATCCACAAGGTCGTCGACAAGTTCGTGGGCCAGCTCGAGCGCCAATTGGCCGACCGTCAGGTGGCTCTCCAGGTGTCCGACGAAGCGCGCACGTGGCTCGGCGAAAAGGGCTACGACGAGCTCTACGGGGCGCGTCCGCTCGGCCGCGTGATCCAGGAGAACATCAAGAAGCCGCTGGCCGACGAATTGCTGTTCGGCAAGCTCGCCAAGGGCGGCAAGGTGCGCGTGAAGGTCGAAAACGGCAAACTCGCTTTCGACTATCCGCCGCCGGCCCCGCCCGAAAAGGGTGCTCCCAAAGTGCCGGCACTCGCCGGGTAG
- a CDS encoding cyclic nucleotide-binding domain-containing protein: protein MSQFLPRKTYRAGKAIFRKGDAGDVAYVIQSGTVDIVRPVAGQNRLIATLAAGEIFGEMALIDGKPRMADAIAASDVVVLAVPADQFQEKLRSTDPFVRALLRMFVNNLRVMTEKVVAAEMRHEVATRNAAAASPPVTPADPPP from the coding sequence ATGTCGCAGTTCCTGCCGCGCAAGACCTATCGGGCGGGCAAGGCCATCTTCCGCAAGGGCGATGCGGGCGACGTCGCCTATGTGATCCAGAGCGGGACCGTCGATATCGTGCGGCCTGTGGCCGGACAGAACCGGCTCATTGCGACGCTGGCGGCCGGCGAGATTTTCGGCGAGATGGCGCTCATCGACGGCAAACCGCGCATGGCGGACGCGATCGCGGCGAGCGACGTGGTCGTGCTCGCGGTCCCGGCCGACCAGTTCCAGGAAAAGCTGCGCAGCACCGACCCGTTCGTGCGCGCACTCTTGCGCATGTTCGTGAACAATTTGCGCGTAATGACCGAAAAGGTCGTTGCGGCCGAAATGCGCCACGAGGTGGCGACGCGCAATGCGGCGGCTGCGAGCCCGCCTGTTACGCCTGCGGACCCGCCGCCTTGA
- a CDS encoding GNAT family N-acetyltransferase: MADGDRNLSLETIEGLDAVAAAEWDACAGADNPFVSHAFLRAIEESGSASAETGWQPHHLIARDAAGTLVGAVPMYAKGHSYGEYVFDHSWADAYRRAGGRYYPKLQVCVPFTPVPGPRLLVRPGPLAEGVREALAASMADLPKRLNVSSLHATFCTEEEAGVFADAGFILRRGFQFHWTNRGYADFEAFLAELSHSRRKSIRKERREVAQMGVELVRLTGDAILPEHWDAFFEFYISTSDRKWGSPYLTREFFDMLGARMADKVLLVMARKDGQWVAGALNLIGSDTLYGRNWGCAGDFKHLHFEACYYQALDFAIERKLTRVEAGAQGEHKLQRGYMPVPTWSAHRLRDAGFDKAVRDFCANEAQAVEAHCRELAAAGPFKAAGPQA; encoded by the coding sequence ATGGCCGACGGCGACCGCAATCTCTCGCTCGAGACGATCGAAGGCCTCGATGCGGTCGCGGCAGCCGAGTGGGATGCCTGTGCGGGAGCCGACAATCCGTTTGTGTCGCACGCCTTCCTGCGTGCGATCGAAGAGTCGGGCTCGGCCTCAGCCGAAACCGGCTGGCAGCCGCATCATTTGATCGCGCGCGACGCTGCCGGCACGCTCGTGGGTGCCGTGCCGATGTATGCCAAGGGCCATTCCTACGGCGAATACGTGTTCGACCATAGCTGGGCCGACGCCTATCGCCGGGCGGGCGGGCGCTATTATCCGAAGCTGCAGGTCTGCGTGCCGTTCACGCCGGTTCCGGGGCCGCGCCTGCTCGTGCGCCCCGGCCCCTTGGCCGAGGGCGTGCGCGAAGCGCTGGCGGCTTCGATGGCCGATCTGCCCAAGCGGCTCAACGTGTCGTCGCTGCACGCAACCTTCTGCACGGAAGAAGAAGCCGGCGTGTTCGCCGATGCGGGCTTCATCCTGCGCCGCGGTTTCCAGTTCCACTGGACCAATCGCGGCTATGCCGATTTCGAAGCGTTCCTCGCCGAGCTCTCGCATTCGCGGCGCAAATCGATCCGCAAGGAGCGGCGCGAAGTGGCGCAGATGGGCGTCGAACTCGTGCGCCTCACGGGCGACGCGATTCTACCCGAGCATTGGGACGCGTTTTTCGAGTTCTACATTTCCACGTCCGACCGCAAATGGGGCAGCCCCTATCTCACGCGCGAATTTTTCGACATGTTGGGGGCGCGCATGGCCGACAAAGTGCTGCTCGTGATGGCGCGCAAAGACGGGCAATGGGTTGCAGGAGCGCTGAACCTCATCGGCAGCGATACGCTCTACGGCCGCAATTGGGGCTGTGCGGGCGACTTCAAGCATTTGCATTTCGAGGCGTGCTACTACCAAGCGCTCGATTTCGCGATCGAGCGCAAACTCACGCGCGTCGAAGCGGGTGCGCAAGGCGAGCACAAGCTCCAGCGCGGCTACATGCCCGTACCGACGTGGAGTGCGCACCGGCTGCGCGACGCCGGATTCGACAAAGCCGTGCGCGATTTCTGCGCCAACGAAGCGCAAGCGGTCGAAGCGCATTGCCGCGAGCTTGCGGCGGCGGGCCCCTTCAAGGCGGCGGGTCCGCAGGCGTAA
- a CDS encoding RidA family protein: protein MPGKIDARLAELGLVLPAAAAPAGNYVPYVVSGKLVFVAGQITLQDGKPQFLGKLGREFGIEEGQAAARLCAINILSQLRAAAGGDLDRIVRVVRLGGFVNCTPDFVDQPQVINGASDLIVAVFGEAGKHARAAVGAPSLPRGVAVEIEAVAELA, encoded by the coding sequence ATGCCCGGAAAAATCGACGCCCGTCTGGCCGAACTGGGCCTGGTCCTTCCCGCAGCGGCTGCACCGGCAGGCAACTACGTGCCCTATGTGGTCAGCGGCAAGCTCGTGTTCGTGGCGGGCCAAATCACCTTGCAGGACGGCAAGCCGCAATTCCTCGGCAAGCTCGGCCGCGAATTCGGCATCGAGGAAGGCCAAGCGGCAGCGCGCCTGTGCGCGATCAATATCCTGTCGCAGCTGCGCGCGGCCGCGGGCGGCGATCTCGACCGTATTGTGCGCGTCGTGCGCCTGGGCGGCTTCGTGAACTGCACGCCCGATTTCGTCGACCAGCCGCAAGTCATCAACGGCGCTTCCGACCTTATCGTCGCCGTGTTCGGCGAAGCGGGCAAACATGCGCGCGCGGCCGTGGGCGCACCGTCGCTGCCGCGCGGCGTTGCGGTCGAGATCGAAGCCGTCGCCGAGCTTGCCTGA